A stretch of DNA from Candidatus Wallbacteria bacterium:
GAATCTGCCTCAGCTGGAAACCAGACTGGCGATCGGTGTCGGCGGCGCTTTCAACGTGCATTCCGGAGTGGTCAACCGTGCACCTAAATTCTTGAGAATCTGTGGTTTGGAATGGCTGTGGAGATTCATCCGCGAACCCTGGCGTCTGGTATTGCTCTGGCAGCTCTTTTTCTTCGTTTTGATGGTGCTGTCTGCGAAGATCGAGGAAGAATAGCTGTGTTTAATGTGCGGAATCAGCTTTTCAGCCAAATCTGCCTGCCTGGTGACTCACAACCTGCTACCGGCTCTCGCTTCCTCCTTGCCTTCTCAGGTGGTCCTGACTCGGTGTTTCTGGCTCATTACTTTCTTGATCTGCTGGAAAAATACCCGAAGTTCAGTGTGATCCTGGCTTACTTTAATCATCAGTTGCGGACAGACAGTAAAGAGGAGGAAAAATTCGTAAAAGCCTTCGCACTGTCCCACGGTTTGAAGCTGATAACCGGCAGGGGAGATGTGAGAAAAACCGCGCTGGCTAAAAAGATTTCCCTTGAAATGGCGGCCAGAGAAATGCGTTACAAATTTTTAAACAGCACAATGGACAAAACTTCAGCCGATCTTCTTGTGCTTGGCCACAATCAGGATGATCAGGCAGAGACGCTGCTCCTGCATCTGATCCGTGGCTGCGGGAATAATGGCTTTTCCGGAATGGCTGTCAGAGGCGGAAGAATCTGGCGTCCGATTCTCACTATCAGCAAAAAAAGGATTCTGGATTATTTAGCTGAAAATGGGACTGGTTATTTCAAAGATTATACAAACGATGATCTGAAATTTGAACGGAATTTCATCCGCAGGGAGATAGTTCCAAGACTTCTTAAAGTAAATTCCGGTTCTGTCCGTCACCTTTCCGACACCTGCAGGATAGCAGGGAGTTTAAATCAATACCTGGACCGGCAGTGCAATGGACTGATCAGGGAAATTACAGTGCACGATCAGGATTTTTACCTGCTCTATTGCAAAAAAAGACTGCTGGCTGAGCATGAGTTCATCCAGTCCGAAGTTGTCAGGAGACTTTTTGGGTGCTATTTGTATCTGGATCAGGAAAAGATTCACCGGATCTTAAACCTGCTGCACAGCGAAACAGGCAAGCAATTAACTCTCTGCAAGGAGGTTCTTTTAGAGAACTGCAGGGATGAGCTTCTGGTACTCATTAAAAATAAACTTGCCAAATGGGTGGATATTTATATAGAATTTAAAAACGGAAAGATCACTATTCCTCTCTGGAATGTGAATTTAAGAATTGCATCCGGAGGTACCGGACTTAAGCGGGATGTGAAAACAACTGACATGATCACCTATCCCCTTAAAGTAAGGCTGCCGAAAACAGGTGACACCTTCTCACCCGCAGGTTCCGGTGTAACTAAAAAGCTTTCCAGGTACTTCCAGGAAAAAGAGATCCCGGCTGGCATCAGAAAACTCTGGCCGGTTTTGACCGACGGCGCGGACAGGATCCTCTGGCTGCCGGGACTGGCAAAGGACAACCGGGCAGTCAGGAATGCGCTGGAACTGACGCTCGAGGGGGCGATCTTTGAAAAGTGACAAACAGAAAAATCCCCTGAAACAGACCGACATGGATAAAGCCTTCAAAAACATGGCTTTTTACCTTGTCCTGCTGCTCTTATGCTTTCTTTTCTATACAAGAGTAATACCTCCGCCTGAACGGATGGATTATACATATTCAATGTTTCTCAAGGACCTGAAGGCGAATAATGTGAAATTGATCGTGGTCAGCGGACAATCGATTAAAATCAAACTCAAGAACGAAAATACAGATGCCGAACATTTCAACCACGAGATTTTCATCCCGCTGATGCTTTTCGACGCAGTCAGCAAAGATATTCAGGATTATGCCAAGCAGGGGTTTATTGACATCAAGACTGAGGAAGATCCGAAACGCGACTGGTGGGCTGAAGTCTTGATCAACTGGTTCCCGATGATCGTGTTCATCGGGATCTGGGTTTACATGATCAGGCAGATGAACGGAGCGGGAGTAAAAGCGCTTTCCTTCGGTAAAAGCAGAGCCAAGATGTGGACCGAGAAGCTCAAAATCACCTTTGCAGATGTGGCTGGCTGCGATGAAGCCAAGGCCGAACTGGTGGAAGTCGTAGATTTTCTCAAGGATCCTCAGAAATTCCAGCGTCTGGGCGGTAAAATCCCTAAAGGAGTACTGCTGGTCGGCCCCCCTGGAACCGGTAAAACCTTGCTGGCCAAAGCTGTAGCTGGCGAAGCGGATGTCCCGTTCTTTTCCATCTCAGGCTCAGATTTCGTGGAAATGTTCGTGGGTGTCGGAGCTTCCCGGGTACGAGACCTGTTTGAACAGGGCAAAAAAAATGCTCCCTGCATTATATTCATTGACGAGATTGACGCAGTAGGACGTCAGCGTGGAACCGGTCTCGGCGGAGGTCACGATGAGCGCGAGCAGACCCTGAACGCCCTGCTGGTGGAGATGGATGGATTCGAAGGCAAGGAAGGAGTGATCCTGCTCTCGGCCACCAACAGGCCGGATGTGCTGGACCCGGCATTATTGAGGCCAGGACGCTTTGACCGGGAGGTTGTAGTGGACCTGCCTGATCTGAAGGGCAGGGAAAAGATCTTTAAAGTTCATACTAAAAACATGCCTCTCGGAGACGATGTTGATTTTGAAAAACTTGCAGGCGGAACTCCTGGTCTGACAGGTGCTGATATCTCCAATCTCACCAATGAAGCTGCGCTTCTGGCAGCCAGGAAAAATCATACCCGGGTTCAGATGCTCGATTTTGAGGAAGCCAAGGACAAAGTTCTGATGGGTGTTGAGATGAAAAGCCGAATCATTAATAAACAGGAGAAGGAAGTTACAGCCTATCATGAAGCTGGTCATGCCCTGGTGGGTTGTATCCAGCCTGATTCCGATCCAGTGCATAAAGTAACAATTATCCCTAGAGGAAGAGCTTTGGGCGTTACATTCCATTTTCCTGAAGAAGACAAGCATATGTACTCAAAGGAATATTTCCTCGCAACCATTACAATGGGTCTCGGCGGCCGCGTTGCTGAGGAAATCGTGTTCGGAAAGCTGTATACAGGCGCATCTAACGATCTTTCCAGAGCTACCACTATTGCTTATAAAATGGTCTGCGTCTGGGGTATGAGCCCGAATCTGGGACCACGAACTTTCGGAAAACGCGAAGAAACTATTTTTCTGGGTAGAGAAATCGCCCAGATTAAAGATTTTTCTGAAAATACGGCCACACTCATCGACAAAGAAGTAAATGAAATAATCAATCAATGCTACCAGTGCGCAAAGGAGATCCTGACAAAAAACCGGGATAAACTGGAAACTATAGCCAGAAGACTTCTGGAAATCGAAACCGTCAACAGGGATGAACTGGAAGAGATAGTGCTTGGAAAAAAAAGAGTTCCCAAACCAGAAACCGAAAAAAAAGATGAAGCTTCCATAGACGTGCAGACACCTGTATGAATATTAAAAACAATCATCAGAAGATCGAGAATGCATTCCGTGTAATCCTGGAAGCGATAGGGGAGAATCCTGACCGGGAAGGCCTGAAGGACACCCCTTCAAGGATCGCACGGATGTATGATGAATTTTTCTGGGGCCTGAAAGCGAACCCTGAAGATGCATTGAATGTTTTTTTCCAGGAAGACCACGAAGAGATCGTACTCATCAGGGATATCCCACTTTATTCGATCTGTGAACATCATTTCCTGCCTTTCCACGGCAACGCCCATATTGCCTACATCCCGAAAAATGGCAGGATCACCGGTCTCTCCAAACTGGCCCGCGTCCTGGACGTGCTGGCTCACAGGCCACAGCTCCAGGAAAGGCTGACTTCACAGGTAGCCGACATTCTGATGAAAAAACTCAAACCACAGGGAGTGCTGGTCGTGATAGAAGCTGAACACATGTGCATGTCGATGAGGGGTGTGAAAAAACCGGGCAGTATCACAGTCACTTCGGCCATCAGAGGAATTTTTGAGAAGGACGCCCCTGCCAGAGCTGAAGCGCTGAAATTAATCAAGGGATGAATATGAAAAAGATTACATTAGTTCTAGCTTTACTGATTGTAATCGGGCTGTCAATTTTCATCGCCCAGGGTTTGAAAACCGATAAATCAAGATTTACTTTGATTCTGACAGGTATCCTGCAAGGCCATATTTCACCGCTTAAGCAGAAAAACAGCGAGCTTGAGCAGGGTGGTGTCCTTTTTTTAGGTACCCGGGTAATGGCGGTACGCAAGGAAGTTTTAGCCCGCAGCGAGCAATGTCTCTGGCTGGACAATGGTGACGATTTCTCCGGTACTCCTGATGCTTATTATACTCAGGGGGAAGCGATTGCCCGGATCATGGAAAAACTGCCGATCGACATGCTGACTCTGGGAAACCGTGAGTTCGATTTCGGTAAAGATGTGCTTTTCAACCTGATCAAAGGAGCATCTTTTTATTACAGTTCCAATGTTTTTAATTCTGACCAGTCCAGTCCGGAAAACCTGCATCAGATCATACTGAAAGAAACTCCGGAAGGCCGGAAACTGCTGGTGATCGGACTAACTCCTCCCAATACACCTCAGCAGACTCTAATGAAAAACGTCGAAGGCCTGGTTTTTCTTGATCTGAAATCCACCCTGGCTCGTTTTCAGGAAGCCTTACGTGAAGCAGATGCCTTGATCGTGCTGACCCAGTTCACGCGCCAGGAACTGATTGACAATGTCAAGTTCCTGCAGGAATATCCCGGAAAAAAATTCTTGCTGGTCTACAATGCCTTTGAAAACCAGGAATTCAAACTCGAAGCGTTTTCACCTGATATCTGGTTCGTGCCGGTCGACGGAATCTCCCTGGGCCGCACTTTTGTGACGCTCGAGTTCAACCTGGATCAGGGAAACATCTCAGGAATTTCTTATAAAACAGTTGAAGTAGGTGTGAGCGACATTGAGCCTGACAGGGAGCTGTCAACGGTTGTCGGAAATTACAGACGTCAGGTGGACAGTATCATTCAGCAGGTGATAGGTGAATCTTCGCTGGATCTCGAAGTCGACAACAACCAGGAATTCGCCCTGGCCGACCTGGTCTGTGACGTGATGCTACGGGAAACAGGTGCAGAATTTGCCGTCACGAATTCCAGTGGAATCAGGGTCGGCCTGAAAAAAGGTAAAATCACCCTGGAGAATCTTTATCAGATTATCCCTTTTGACAACAACACGGTCAGCATGAAGCTTCAGGGAAAAGATATCAGGGCGATATTCGAGCGAAATTATGAACGCAAGCAGCCGATACTCCAGATAGCCGGCGGGAAGATCCAGATCGACAGGAACCAGACCCCGAAAGTAAAATCCATCCAAATTGGGGGTGCTCCGCTCTCTGATGAGCGCTTTTATAAGATTGTGACGAATTCTTTCCTTGCCGATGGCGGAGATGGATATCTGGAATTCAAGAATGGAACAGAACGAGTGATGGGGAATCAGATCCGTAAATCGATGAACGACTTCATCAAAACCGGATCACCGCTTAAACCCCAGACAGAAGGCAGGATCGTGATCACCGAAGCTGCGGCAATCAAGTGAATCTGCCTAAAGAATTATTCGGGAGGTTTTAATGAAACTTGGCATGTTTATCATGGTGTGCGTCATCAACTATATAATCGGCAGCATCCCTTTCGCTTACATTATCACCCTCAAGGCGAGCGGCAAGGACATCC
This window harbors:
- the tilS gene encoding tRNA lysidine(34) synthetase TilS encodes the protein MFNVRNQLFSQICLPGDSQPATGSRFLLAFSGGPDSVFLAHYFLDLLEKYPKFSVILAYFNHQLRTDSKEEEKFVKAFALSHGLKLITGRGDVRKTALAKKISLEMAAREMRYKFLNSTMDKTSADLLVLGHNQDDQAETLLLHLIRGCGNNGFSGMAVRGGRIWRPILTISKKRILDYLAENGTGYFKDYTNDDLKFERNFIRREIVPRLLKVNSGSVRHLSDTCRIAGSLNQYLDRQCNGLIREITVHDQDFYLLYCKKRLLAEHEFIQSEVVRRLFGCYLYLDQEKIHRILNLLHSETGKQLTLCKEVLLENCRDELLVLIKNKLAKWVDIYIEFKNGKITIPLWNVNLRIASGGTGLKRDVKTTDMITYPLKVRLPKTGDTFSPAGSGVTKKLSRYFQEKEIPAGIRKLWPVLTDGADRILWLPGLAKDNRAVRNALELTLEGAIFEK
- the ftsH gene encoding ATP-dependent zinc metalloprotease FtsH, translated to MDKAFKNMAFYLVLLLLCFLFYTRVIPPPERMDYTYSMFLKDLKANNVKLIVVSGQSIKIKLKNENTDAEHFNHEIFIPLMLFDAVSKDIQDYAKQGFIDIKTEEDPKRDWWAEVLINWFPMIVFIGIWVYMIRQMNGAGVKALSFGKSRAKMWTEKLKITFADVAGCDEAKAELVEVVDFLKDPQKFQRLGGKIPKGVLLVGPPGTGKTLLAKAVAGEADVPFFSISGSDFVEMFVGVGASRVRDLFEQGKKNAPCIIFIDEIDAVGRQRGTGLGGGHDEREQTLNALLVEMDGFEGKEGVILLSATNRPDVLDPALLRPGRFDREVVVDLPDLKGREKIFKVHTKNMPLGDDVDFEKLAGGTPGLTGADISNLTNEAALLAARKNHTRVQMLDFEEAKDKVLMGVEMKSRIINKQEKEVTAYHEAGHALVGCIQPDSDPVHKVTIIPRGRALGVTFHFPEEDKHMYSKEYFLATITMGLGGRVAEEIVFGKLYTGASNDLSRATTIAYKMVCVWGMSPNLGPRTFGKREETIFLGREIAQIKDFSENTATLIDKEVNEIINQCYQCAKEILTKNRDKLETIARRLLEIETVNRDELEEIVLGKKRVPKPETEKKDEASIDVQTPV
- the folE gene encoding GTP cyclohydrolase I FolE, translated to MNIKNNHQKIENAFRVILEAIGENPDREGLKDTPSRIARMYDEFFWGLKANPEDALNVFFQEDHEEIVLIRDIPLYSICEHHFLPFHGNAHIAYIPKNGRITGLSKLARVLDVLAHRPQLQERLTSQVADILMKKLKPQGVLVVIEAEHMCMSMRGVKKPGSITVTSAIRGIFEKDAPARAEALKLIKG
- a CDS encoding bifunctional UDP-sugar hydrolase/5'-nucleotidase, producing the protein MKKITLVLALLIVIGLSIFIAQGLKTDKSRFTLILTGILQGHISPLKQKNSELEQGGVLFLGTRVMAVRKEVLARSEQCLWLDNGDDFSGTPDAYYTQGEAIARIMEKLPIDMLTLGNREFDFGKDVLFNLIKGASFYYSSNVFNSDQSSPENLHQIILKETPEGRKLLVIGLTPPNTPQQTLMKNVEGLVFLDLKSTLARFQEALREADALIVLTQFTRQELIDNVKFLQEYPGKKFLLVYNAFENQEFKLEAFSPDIWFVPVDGISLGRTFVTLEFNLDQGNISGISYKTVEVGVSDIEPDRELSTVVGNYRRQVDSIIQQVIGESSLDLEVDNNQEFALADLVCDVMLRETGAEFAVTNSSGIRVGLKKGKITLENLYQIIPFDNNTVSMKLQGKDIRAIFERNYERKQPILQIAGGKIQIDRNQTPKVKSIQIGGAPLSDERFYKIVTNSFLADGGDGYLEFKNGTERVMGNQIRKSMNDFIKTGSPLKPQTEGRIVITEAAAIK